The following are encoded in a window of Thunnus albacares chromosome 9, fThuAlb1.1, whole genome shotgun sequence genomic DNA:
- the LOC122989297 gene encoding N-acetyllactosaminide beta-1,3-N-acetylglucosaminyltransferase 3-like, whose protein sequence is MRKDKTKTLLIFGALGLLALHLWKSVFTHPATKHLQVYVKEDASQKKLSTKNNSYVSRCQQNLSAVNIPGFNSLPGSIKDFLYYRHCRHFPMLLDIPDKCGGADESAEVFLLLVIKSSPVNYERREVLRKTWAKERFHNGVWIRRIFISGTMDTGFEKERLNTILELEQCEYNDILQWDFNESFFNLTLKQILFLEWMERNCPNARFLLNGDDDVFANTDNMVEYLQSLKDNDGSKHLFTGHLIQNVGPIRNSQSKYFIPVQVQESDSYPPYCGGGGFLLSGYTALVIYKMSHSITILPIDDVYMGMCLAKAGLRPVSHAGVKTAGLRSPSKKIDLYDPCYYRDLLLIHRFLPAKIYFMWHRIFDPNLKCSIN, encoded by the coding sequence ATGAGAAAGGACAAGACAAAAACTCTCCTGATATTTGGAGCTCTCGGCCTGTTGGCTTTACATTTGTGGAAAAGTGTATTTACTCACCCTGCAACCAAACACTTGCAAGTATATGTGAAAGAGGATGCCAGTCAAAAGAAGCTAAGCACCAAAAACAACTCTTATGTGTCAAGGTGTCAACAAAATTTGTCTGCTGTCAACATCCCAGGCTTCAACTCTCTTCCTGGTAGTATAAAAGACTTTCTCTACTATCGTCACTGTCGCCATTTCCCCATGCTACTGGACATCCCTGACAAATGTGGAGGAGCTGATGAATCTGCAGAAGTCTTCCTTCTGCTGGTCATTAAAAGTTCCCCTGTGAACTACGAGCGCCGAGAGGTGCTGCGCAAAACCTGGGCTAAAGAGAGGTTTCACAATGGTGTGTGGATCAGAAGGATCTTCATCTCAGGAACAATGGATACAGGTTTTGAGAAGGAGAGACTGAACACAATCCTTGAACTGGAGCAATGCGAGTACAATGACATCCTTCAATGGGACTTCAATGAATCATTCTTCAACCTCACCTTGAAGCAGATTCTCTTCCTTGAATGGATGGAAAGAAACTGTCCAAATGCTCGCTTTCTGCTAAATGGTGATGATGACGTCTTTGCCAACACAGACAACATGGTTGAGTATCTCCAAAGCCTCAAGGACAATGATGGAAGCAAGCACCTTTTTACTGGCCATCTGATCCAGAATGTGGGTCCCATTAGGAATTCACAGAGCAAGTATTTTATCCCAGTTCAGGTGCAGGAGTCAGACTCATACCCCCCCTACTGTGGTGGTGGGGGCTTCCTCTTATCTGGCTACACAGCTTTGGTCATATACAAAATGTCTCACTCCATTACCATTCTTCCCATTGATGATGTTTACATGGGAATGTGTTTGGCTAAAGCAGGACTTCGTCCTGTTTCCCATGCGGGTGTGAAGACAGCAGGACTGCGCAGTCCCTCTAAGAAAATAGATCTGTATGACCCTTGCTATTATAGAGACCTTTTATTGATACACAGATTCTTACCAGCTAAGATATATTTTATGTGGCATAGAATATTTGACCCTAATCTGAAATGTAGTATTAATTGA